Genomic window (Neodiprion lecontei isolate iyNeoLeco1 chromosome 7, iyNeoLeco1.1, whole genome shotgun sequence):
TTATCTAGCCGCTACCACAAATTACTTTTTACTCTACGGGCATCTTAATCCCAGACATATACGAGCTATACGTGATCCGACTTTGCGATTCATCCCGATACACACGTGCTAATTGTCGGCATTTGACTCCGGATCAACGTGAGGACGTTTCGACATTGACGCTTGTTTATTAGCATAATAAGCCCGGAGACTGCGGCGATGTTTTCGATCTTCGCTGACCGCCACTCGAGGGTAATTATAATACACGTTAAACCAGACTGCGGTTCATTAAGTCATTTAGCGATAACCGCTGCAGTAGCGAGTGCATATAATTAACGCAGACTTACTCTACCAGGGGATATCTCCCGCCCTGGTTCGTAGCTCGGGGAGAGTAAATCGAATCCCTAATTGCAATCTACCCAACCGTcgaccttttcttctttcagtTATTCGCCGCAACGAGTTTGCTAATTACTCTCCTGGCCGCGGTCGCCGCCCGACCCGAACCCCCGGTGAACCAGTATCTGCCACCGAATCAACAGTTCATTCCCTCCCAAATACCCTCGGACTTTGTAGGATCCAACCCGGCCCATGGACCCGGAGGCATTCAGTACTTACCGCCGAATTCCAACACCTTTGGTGCCCACCAGGGATACGACGATGGTTCCAACGGAGTGAGTATTTTTCCATCGTTCGATTGTCCGACGGGCCATCAACCTTAGGGCATCCACAAAAATAAAGCTTACCAAACGaaagattctttttttctcattacatTGAAAACGAATGAATCTAGGTGAAAACTAGGATGATCTTATTACTTTTGTAAAGATAATTATACCGCACGAATGACCATTTTTCTACGTTACGTTGTCATACCCGTTTTCTGTTACAACActgctcaattttttttttttttttttcgaatcctCTTTAGGAACCAGCGAAGTACGAGTTCGAATATACCGTAAACGACTTTGAATCTGGGAACGATTTCGGACACAGAGAGAACACCGAGGGTGGCGTTGCTCGTGGCATTTAC
Coding sequences:
- the LOC107221209 gene encoding pro-resilin yields the protein MKLFAATSLLITLLAAVAARPEPPVNQYLPPNQQFIPSQIPSDFVGSNPAHGPGGIQYLPPNSNTFGAHQGYDDGSNGEPAKYEFEYTVNDFESGNDFGHRENTEGGVARGIYYVLLPDGRRQTVEYEADENGFRPKVTYTDEGSRGGNTGGNGGYGY